In Desulfuromonas acetoxidans DSM 684, a genomic segment contains:
- a CDS encoding S41 family peptidase, with amino-acid sequence MKIKHTHSIFNFMIAKYVFGNNSAMIKKQFIDYLVLIAITVLISACGTSENNNSYSDEGTSEIEVGDIQTLSYEPASCSESDQRDFINKVMHDVYLWSEYTPDVDVDSYASQRELLDALVYNDEQWSGITTLEEYDSYMVGEAVAIGINFTDQDDMIYLTHVYPDSPAEDAGLQRGYALTSINGYPVADIINNDLWDEALGPDVLDLDYIDNDSNAGSVSITKTTFTESSVAAYSILTNSTNGNKVGYLNYLTFNDNYSTDLAEAYTAFAVNDIREIVVDLRYNGGGRVYVAQILGGIIGGTTVAGRPAYSELYNDHYSSWSTQYSFASENTLNIEKVVFIVTESTMSASELMINMLKPYMDITLIGSTTAGKPVGSFAIEYCGNYIKPIAFKLVNANMEGDYYDGFPVTCSATDDVTHPLGDREEGMLSVAMTYLETGSCPAE; translated from the coding sequence TTGAAAATTAAGCATACCCACAGTATTTTTAATTTCATGATCGCAAAATACGTTTTTGGAAATAATTCAGCCATGATTAAAAAACAATTTATTGACTATCTAGTGCTTATAGCAATAACAGTCCTGATATCAGCCTGCGGCACTTCAGAAAATAATAACAGCTACTCAGATGAGGGCACCTCAGAGATAGAGGTGGGCGACATCCAGACACTCTCGTATGAACCGGCATCCTGCTCAGAATCAGACCAGCGGGACTTCATCAACAAAGTGATGCACGATGTTTACTTGTGGAGTGAATACACACCCGATGTGGATGTCGACTCATACGCATCGCAAAGAGAACTGCTGGATGCTCTCGTTTATAACGATGAACAATGGAGCGGTATCACGACTCTTGAAGAATATGATTCATATATGGTTGGAGAAGCCGTCGCTATTGGCATAAATTTTACCGACCAAGATGACATGATCTATCTGACACATGTTTATCCTGATTCTCCGGCTGAAGATGCTGGTCTCCAGCGCGGATACGCACTGACCAGCATAAACGGCTACCCTGTAGCAGACATCATAAATAACGACCTGTGGGATGAAGCATTAGGACCAGATGTTTTGGATCTTGACTATATTGACAACGACAGTAACGCAGGATCCGTTTCAATTACAAAAACAACCTTTACAGAAAGCTCTGTCGCGGCATACAGCATACTTACCAATTCCACAAACGGTAACAAAGTAGGCTACCTGAACTATCTGACATTTAACGACAATTATTCAACAGACTTAGCGGAAGCATACACAGCATTTGCTGTGAACGATATCAGAGAGATAGTCGTTGACCTAAGATACAATGGAGGCGGAAGAGTCTATGTAGCCCAGATATTGGGCGGTATCATCGGCGGTACAACTGTTGCCGGTCGTCCCGCATATTCAGAACTCTACAACGACCACTATTCATCATGGAGTACACAGTATTCTTTTGCATCGGAGAACACGCTGAATATCGAAAAAGTTGTGTTCATTGTCACAGAGAGCACAATGTCAGCAAGCGAGCTTATGATCAACATGCTCAAACCCTATATGGATATCACCCTGATAGGCTCAACCACAGCCGGCAAACCAGTGGGCAGCTTTGCTATCGAATATTGTGGTAATTATATAAAACCTATTGCATTTAAATTGGTGAACGCAAACATGGAAGGCGACTACTATGACGGCTTTCCTGTTACATGTTCCGCCACTGACGATGTGACACACCCGTTGGGAGATAGAGAGGAAGGTATGCTCAGTGTCGCTATGACATATCTTGAGACCGGTTCATGCCCCGCTGAATAA
- a CDS encoding bactofilin family protein produces MFSSSSNKKETPEAITTILGEGTEVTGDLVFKGSMRIDGQFDGNLTGDHLIISASGKVVGDVSAKSCICHGQVTGNLSVDELQVKKGGNVDGTITTKDLSVESGAFLDGEVKLKKKELHVVDDKSKTAKDKGTVAK; encoded by the coding sequence ATGTTTTCGTCCTCATCGAACAAAAAAGAAACGCCCGAAGCCATTACCACCATTCTTGGTGAAGGTACTGAAGTCACCGGTGATCTGGTGTTTAAAGGCAGCATGCGTATTGACGGCCAGTTTGATGGTAATCTCACCGGCGATCATTTGATCATCAGTGCCAGCGGCAAGGTTGTTGGTGATGTTAGTGCCAAGAGCTGTATCTGCCACGGCCAAGTGACCGGCAATCTGTCTGTCGATGAATTACAGGTCAAGAAGGGTGGCAATGTCGACGGCACCATCACCACAAAAGATCTGTCCGTCGAATCGGGAGCTTTCCTTGATGGGGAAGTGAAGTTGAAAAAGAAAGAGCTGCATGTGGTGGATGATAAGTCCAAGACAGCCAAAGATAAAGGGACTGTGGCGAAGTAA
- a CDS encoding peptidoglycan DD-metalloendopeptidase family protein, producing MEEKVHLIITGDNRDSRSVVMTEKRLRRLIRTGLGATVLFAIFTVVSIYTLVQDHSRQQRMSNLESQVLWLNDQNSHLRNQVNRQRTEKKELISNAVNHLNERSTQIESLLQKVGVEVAAEDGGAGQEGSGGPYIEAGAGTFDDALFYSGQLLELADQVPLGRPTEGYLSSSYGRRRDPFNGHMAFHSGIDIAHYVGTKVYATASGTVVSCGVVSGYGKMVKIKHGDRYSTVYGHLQKIYLKPGTKVARGDAIGAMGNTGRSTGPHLHYEIHDNGRTINPYSLTFLNR from the coding sequence ATGGAAGAAAAGGTTCATCTAATTATCACCGGTGATAATCGCGATTCGCGTTCCGTGGTGATGACAGAAAAGCGGTTGCGCCGTCTGATCCGTACTGGTCTAGGCGCAACTGTTCTGTTTGCCATTTTTACCGTCGTGTCCATTTACACCCTGGTTCAGGATCACAGCCGCCAGCAGCGAATGAGCAACCTGGAAAGTCAGGTTCTGTGGTTGAACGATCAGAACTCTCATCTGCGCAATCAGGTCAATCGCCAACGTACAGAGAAAAAAGAGTTGATCAGCAATGCGGTCAACCATCTCAACGAGCGTAGCACCCAAATCGAATCGTTACTGCAGAAGGTGGGTGTTGAAGTGGCTGCCGAAGATGGTGGTGCCGGACAGGAAGGCAGCGGTGGTCCCTACATCGAAGCCGGTGCAGGAACCTTTGACGACGCGCTGTTTTATTCTGGTCAACTGCTAGAGCTTGCCGATCAGGTGCCTTTAGGGCGTCCCACTGAAGGCTATCTCTCCTCCAGTTATGGTCGTCGCCGTGATCCTTTCAATGGCCACATGGCGTTTCACAGCGGTATCGATATTGCCCATTATGTCGGCACCAAGGTGTATGCCACAGCCAGCGGCACTGTGGTCAGTTGTGGGGTGGTTTCCGGTTATGGAAAAATGGTCAAGATCAAGCATGGTGATCGCTACAGTACGGTTTATGGCCACCTGCAGAAAATCTATCTCAAGCCCGGCACGAAGGTAGCGCGTGGTGATGCCATTGGCGCGATGGGTAACACCGGTCGTTCCACCGGCCCTCATCTTCATTACGAAATTCACGACAACGGCCGTACCATCAATCCTTATAGTCTGACATTCCTGAATCGGTAG
- a CDS encoding class I SAM-dependent methyltransferase — protein MTIDAKKFDHLAKTVFAPVYPVIATQIIETTNVREGCCLDVGCGPGDLGFSLLQQTDLAVGFVDASVDMVKRVTTTIDSRQLQHRCHALCSDVARIEVPPNSVDLIVSRGSVFFWEDLHQSFSHLYQVLKPGGWMYIGGGFGDQQLLEQVICAFKARGEEDTFRDRIRRNLGDTSRKRLTNALEKAGISDYSVRHSDAIGLWMVVQKPQ, from the coding sequence ATGACCATTGATGCCAAGAAATTTGATCATTTAGCCAAAACCGTTTTTGCCCCAGTGTATCCAGTTATTGCGACTCAAATTATTGAGACGACCAATGTGCGAGAGGGGTGCTGCCTTGACGTCGGTTGTGGTCCCGGTGATCTTGGTTTTTCCCTTTTGCAGCAGACGGATCTTGCCGTAGGCTTTGTAGATGCTTCTGTGGATATGGTGAAACGGGTTACCACCACAATTGACTCACGTCAGCTTCAACACCGCTGCCACGCGCTATGCAGCGATGTCGCACGGATAGAGGTGCCCCCCAACAGTGTTGATCTGATTGTCAGCCGTGGTTCCGTGTTCTTCTGGGAGGATCTTCACCAAAGTTTTTCGCATCTTTATCAGGTTTTGAAACCCGGTGGCTGGATGTACATTGGCGGTGGTTTCGGCGATCAGCAGCTTCTTGAACAGGTCATTTGCGCATTTAAAGCACGTGGTGAAGAGGACACTTTTCGCGACCGCATTCGGCGCAACTTGGGTGATACCAGTCGAAAACGCTTGACTAACGCCCTGGAAAAGGCCGGGATCAGCGACTACTCGGTGCGCCACAGCGATGCCATCGGCCTCTGGATGGTGGTGCAAAAGCCCCAATAA
- a CDS encoding substrate-binding domain-containing protein, with protein MTRQDDSIKCMVRDYRQKQGWSQKELAERIGIKRQAIYDIETGRYLPNTGISLRLARLFGCRVEDLFVDDTPEQQQGVDLVNGTCLPSTRLALSRVRDRLVGLPLSGHDAMPFGLRSADGLLSEDGKHARIFSPSQTLDHNIILMGCDPAFEILSHHVNRLVRDAQVYCRFASSRRSLRGLGEGVAHIAGSHFHNQDQKESNVIAASRDLQQRRTKVIGFSLLEEGLMVAKGNPLGIRGVADLVQPMVRFVNRDCGAALRVLLDDHLQKAGIAGPMINGYLTEVDSHREGAFRIACNVADAALGLRAIAEAFDLGFVPLTAVRCDLLFPEDLIDHPTVKVVLDVMHSSALRKEIDALPGYEASATGKVIAEV; from the coding sequence ATGACCCGACAAGATGATTCGATTAAATGCATGGTGCGTGACTATCGCCAGAAACAAGGCTGGTCGCAAAAAGAACTCGCTGAGCGCATCGGCATCAAACGCCAGGCCATTTACGATATTGAAACTGGCCGCTATCTGCCCAATACCGGCATATCGCTCCGGCTGGCGCGGTTGTTCGGCTGCCGGGTGGAGGATCTGTTTGTCGATGACACCCCGGAACAACAGCAGGGGGTCGATCTGGTCAATGGGACGTGCCTGCCCTCGACTCGCTTGGCCTTGAGCCGGGTGCGTGACCGCCTGGTGGGCTTGCCGCTCAGTGGCCATGACGCCATGCCGTTCGGCTTGCGTTCCGCCGATGGACTCTTGTCGGAAGACGGTAAGCATGCGCGGATTTTTTCCCCATCGCAGACCCTTGACCACAATATTATTCTCATGGGTTGTGATCCGGCCTTTGAAATTCTCAGTCACCATGTCAATCGATTGGTGCGCGATGCACAGGTCTATTGCCGGTTTGCTTCCAGCCGACGTTCGCTACGCGGGTTGGGGGAAGGGGTTGCCCATATTGCCGGCAGTCATTTTCACAATCAGGATCAAAAGGAATCCAACGTGATTGCCGCCAGCCGAGATCTGCAACAGCGTCGTACTAAAGTGATCGGTTTTTCCCTGCTCGAAGAGGGGTTGATGGTAGCTAAGGGCAATCCGTTAGGGATTCGCGGCGTCGCTGATCTGGTTCAGCCCATGGTGCGTTTTGTCAATCGTGATTGCGGGGCTGCCCTGCGTGTATTGCTGGATGATCATCTGCAAAAAGCCGGTATCGCCGGTCCGATGATCAACGGCTATCTTACTGAGGTCGATTCCCATCGCGAGGGGGCCTTCCGCATTGCCTGCAATGTGGCAGATGCCGCTTTGGGCTTACGTGCCATAGCTGAAGCTTTTGACCTCGGTTTTGTGCCTTTAACAGCGGTGCGTTGTGATCTGCTGTTTCCCGAAGATTTGATTGACCACCCCACGGTCAAAGTGGTGCTTGATGTCATGCATTCGTCAGCACTGCGTAAAGAGATTGATGCGTTGCCCGGTTATGAGGCGTCTGCCACCGGCAAGGTGATTGCCGAAGTCTGA
- a CDS encoding radical SAM protein, whose protein sequence is MTEMTCPICEHQCRLQDGTAGRCGLYELSNGQLVERQPDRYLVACPISIETMPMLHFQPGGKFLQLTTTGCNFDCPGCISTVLVKEMNRDSCALEVLTPQMVIDRALDSDCEGIAFLMNDPLAAFPRFLAVAKLASQCGLSVGCSTNGYFSAAALDKLVPYLDFINFGMKGFSDSSYQACGGARLAPVLRNIERVHDAGIHIEVSCVYQRSNRNEVMALGQWLSRLDRQIPLQVMRFLPFEGATIDEEPSIIEAEALCLELQQGLHHVYLFNSPGSTYLNSYCRDCGGEVIRRDFYGPMGAKLLLDQSPALLAGGRCPQCDVELPVKGTVAATIFEEGDFQGGYPLTRALEMVEAMLIAMGVVRQQDVARSWESLLQGDGLQVLHQHIQDPRRYLNALHSFGRQAGRPVAATQLADYLERWLDNLDLAMTGVTDRPRVYYAMGKTLFAIGPGRLENRLVELAGGESLNRQLSVGGRPGRRLTVDKLNELNPQVIVMSAFMSSSKEDVLTECAALGIDVEAVRNQRIIVHPAAGWDFGSPRWILGLLHLASIFHPERCRIDVLDEAQQFYRRFYGVDFIADRVNRSFAKPSSDWYWHEQKEAGNLLA, encoded by the coding sequence ATGACTGAAATGACTTGTCCAATTTGTGAACATCAGTGCCGTCTTCAGGATGGAACGGCTGGCCGCTGTGGGCTCTATGAACTCAGCAATGGTCAACTGGTTGAGCGACAGCCCGACCGGTATCTGGTTGCTTGTCCCATCTCCATTGAAACCATGCCTATGCTGCATTTTCAGCCCGGTGGCAAGTTTCTGCAACTGACCACCACCGGTTGTAATTTTGATTGTCCCGGGTGTATCTCCACGGTGCTGGTTAAAGAGATGAACCGGGACAGTTGTGCCCTTGAAGTGTTAACTCCGCAGATGGTGATTGATCGGGCGCTGGATAGCGACTGCGAGGGGATCGCTTTTTTGATGAATGACCCACTTGCGGCGTTTCCGCGTTTTCTCGCCGTGGCCAAGTTGGCTTCTCAGTGCGGGCTGAGCGTCGGTTGTTCGACCAACGGCTATTTCAGCGCCGCAGCGCTGGATAAGCTGGTGCCTTATCTTGATTTTATCAATTTCGGCATGAAGGGCTTCAGTGACTCCTCGTATCAGGCCTGTGGAGGGGCGCGATTGGCTCCGGTGCTCCGCAACATTGAACGGGTGCATGATGCGGGTATCCATATTGAAGTGTCTTGCGTTTATCAGCGATCCAATCGTAATGAAGTGATGGCCCTGGGCCAGTGGTTGAGCCGCCTTGATAGACAGATTCCTTTACAGGTGATGCGATTTCTGCCCTTTGAAGGGGCGACGATTGATGAAGAACCGTCGATTATCGAAGCCGAAGCGCTCTGCCTTGAATTACAGCAAGGGCTTCACCATGTTTACCTGTTTAATTCTCCCGGCAGCACTTATCTTAATAGCTATTGTCGTGATTGTGGTGGGGAAGTGATTCGGCGGGATTTCTATGGACCCATGGGTGCAAAATTGCTCCTTGATCAAAGTCCGGCTCTTTTGGCCGGGGGGCGGTGCCCGCAGTGTGATGTGGAGTTGCCTGTTAAAGGGACGGTGGCTGCAACGATCTTTGAAGAGGGGGATTTTCAAGGCGGCTACCCGTTAACCCGCGCTCTGGAAATGGTTGAAGCCATGTTGATCGCCATGGGAGTGGTACGCCAGCAGGATGTGGCACGATCATGGGAAAGTCTGCTGCAGGGCGATGGTTTGCAGGTGCTGCATCAACATATTCAGGATCCGCGTCGTTATCTCAATGCGCTACATTCTTTTGGCCGCCAGGCTGGGCGTCCCGTTGCCGCAACGCAGTTGGCTGACTACCTTGAACGTTGGTTGGACAATCTGGATCTGGCGATGACGGGTGTCACAGATCGACCGCGTGTTTACTATGCCATGGGTAAGACACTGTTTGCCATAGGGCCGGGACGTCTGGAAAACCGTCTGGTTGAATTGGCAGGGGGCGAAAGTCTGAACCGGCAACTTTCCGTTGGTGGTCGCCCCGGTCGGCGACTCACGGTTGATAAACTGAATGAGTTGAACCCGCAGGTGATCGTCATGTCGGCGTTTATGTCGAGTTCTAAAGAAGATGTGCTGACAGAGTGCGCGGCGCTGGGTATTGATGTCGAAGCGGTGCGCAACCAACGTATCATTGTGCACCCTGCTGCGGGCTGGGATTTCGGCAGTCCGCGCTGGATTCTCGGCTTGCTCCATCTTGCGAGTATTTTTCATCCGGAACGTTGTCGGATTGATGTGCTCGATGAAGCACAGCAGTTTTATCGCCGCTTCTATGGTGTCGATTTCATTGCCGACAGAGTCAATCGCTCATTTGCTAAACCCTCCTCGGATTGGTATTGGCATGAGCAAAAGGAAGCCGGGAATTTGTTAGCGTGA
- a CDS encoding ABC transporter substrate-binding protein, with protein sequence MSDIEKTPPVGTRLVTDMAGRKVIVKERVEKVFGYNPMITALMYALAPEKIAGHNFPPSPLELQVAPQSYLDLPVLGVLGALFGGGKQTLNTEAIRQAQPDVILSMTLSKIDEPEVQMAENLQKELDIPVLIFDGALERSAEVIRRVGLVIGVEDRAEMLADYFDKKLDIIQRTVATIPKSSRHTVYYAQTPSGLHTEPRGARHGEVIDLAGGINCAETYELRGCGQTPISADDLLRWNPEVILVMSDEGNSEDRLLTRMTDDPFWSCLEAVKRGTCYEPPGLLYSWFDRPPSINRLIGVIWLSGVLYPQQFNWDMADEVRCFYRLFYRMELTSEEIDSLLANPLVVKHKKTA encoded by the coding sequence ATGAGTGATATTGAAAAAACGCCACCAGTTGGAACCCGGCTGGTCACTGATATGGCCGGACGCAAAGTCATTGTTAAGGAGCGCGTAGAAAAAGTTTTTGGTTACAACCCGATGATCACTGCGTTGATGTATGCCCTGGCGCCGGAAAAGATTGCCGGACACAACTTTCCGCCATCGCCTTTGGAGTTGCAGGTCGCGCCGCAATCGTATCTTGACCTGCCGGTTCTCGGCGTACTTGGTGCCCTGTTCGGTGGCGGTAAACAAACCCTTAATACCGAAGCCATTCGCCAGGCACAGCCGGATGTGATCCTGTCGATGACGCTGTCGAAGATTGACGAACCTGAGGTTCAAATGGCTGAGAACCTGCAAAAGGAACTGGATATCCCGGTGCTGATTTTTGATGGTGCTCTGGAGCGTAGTGCCGAAGTGATTCGCCGTGTCGGCCTGGTGATTGGTGTCGAAGATCGCGCTGAGATGCTGGCCGATTATTTTGATAAAAAACTCGACATTATCCAAAGAACAGTAGCCACCATCCCCAAGTCTTCGCGCCATACCGTGTATTACGCGCAAACGCCGTCTGGTTTGCACACCGAACCTCGCGGAGCGCGTCATGGCGAAGTGATCGATCTGGCCGGCGGGATCAATTGTGCTGAAACCTATGAGTTGCGTGGTTGCGGCCAGACGCCGATTAGTGCCGATGATCTGCTGCGGTGGAACCCAGAAGTGATTCTGGTGATGTCCGATGAGGGAAATTCCGAAGATCGGCTGTTGACCCGCATGACCGACGATCCGTTTTGGTCGTGTCTTGAAGCTGTGAAGAGGGGAACCTGTTACGAACCGCCGGGGCTGTTGTATAGCTGGTTTGATCGTCCCCCGTCGATTAACCGCCTGATCGGGGTGATCTGGTTGAGCGGGGTGCTGTATCCGCAGCAATTTAACTGGGATATGGCCGACGAGGTGCGTTGCTTTTACCGTCTGTTTTACCGTATGGAACTCACCAGCGAAGAGATTGACTCTCTTCTTGCCAATCCTTTGGTGGTGAAGCATAAAAAAACGGCTTGA
- a CDS encoding ABC transporter ATP-binding protein, which translates to MVIEARNIRFSYGRKPVLQGVDFDLAGGEVVSLLGPNGSGKSTLLKILLGLLRGQGEVRLFGKPIGDYRRQELARKIAYVPQIHHMPFSYTVLDVVLMGRLAHGGLFSNYSKHDYRLAHEALEQVGADALSAMPFSRISGGQQQLALIARALCQQAEILFLDEPVNGLDYGNQIKLLRFLRDFAKQGTTFLKTTHYPDHALACSDRVAMLDHGEMLAFDQVDRVLTPDNVQRLYGVAVEIAESRHGYRCCMPQI; encoded by the coding sequence ATGGTGATTGAGGCGCGTAATATCCGATTTTCCTACGGTCGCAAGCCGGTATTGCAGGGGGTTGATTTCGATCTTGCCGGTGGCGAAGTGGTCTCTTTATTGGGGCCCAATGGCAGCGGCAAAAGCACCTTGCTGAAAATCCTGCTCGGTCTGCTGCGCGGTCAGGGGGAAGTGAGGTTGTTCGGCAAGCCGATTGGCGATTACCGCCGTCAGGAACTGGCCCGCAAGATCGCTTATGTGCCGCAGATCCACCACATGCCGTTTTCCTACACGGTATTGGATGTGGTGTTGATGGGCCGTCTCGCCCATGGTGGTCTGTTTTCAAACTACAGCAAGCATGATTACCGACTGGCTCACGAAGCGTTGGAGCAGGTTGGTGCAGATGCGTTGTCGGCCATGCCTTTTTCACGGATCAGTGGCGGCCAGCAGCAGTTGGCTCTGATCGCTCGGGCGTTGTGTCAGCAGGCGGAGATCCTGTTTCTCGATGAGCCGGTCAATGGACTCGACTACGGCAATCAAATCAAGTTGCTGCGCTTTTTGCGTGACTTTGCCAAACAGGGCACCACGTTTTTAAAAACCACCCATTACCCGGATCATGCGTTGGCCTGTTCGGATCGGGTGGCCATGCTCGACCATGGAGAAATGCTTGCTTTTGATCAGGTAGATCGCGTGCTGACGCCTGATAACGTGCAGCGTTTGTACGGTGTGGCGGTAGAAATTGCCGAGAGCCGTCACGGCTATCGCTGTTGTATGCCGCAAATTTAA
- a CDS encoding FecCD family ABC transporter permease — MDTSCSEKWRPLWKRNSTCRRLSWSFNRQQLVFVGLVLVLLVAMQASLLLGKYPVSYDDYTEFARLVITGQSDVARQQFATLYSVIFEIRLPRIIAAVVIGASLSVAGSTFQAMFVNPLVSPGILGVLAGSSFGAALGMVLQLPWLGVQVAAFVFGAAAVATAVMISLIYRNSRSVIILILGGVISSSLFTALLSVLKYSADPYDTLPAIVYWLMGSLSFSDKDTIVLVAGPMLFSVLVLTLMAKYLNALSLGDEEAQSLGLNVRRIKVIAITLATLVSALCVVMAGVIGWIGLIIPHMARLLLGADNRKVLPASALIGALFLLVTDNLSRTLFAHEIPIGILTSLVGIPIFIIVLKHAREGFH; from the coding sequence ATGGACACTTCCTGTTCAGAGAAATGGCGTCCGCTGTGGAAGCGGAACAGTACCTGTCGGCGACTGAGCTGGTCGTTCAATCGACAACAGTTGGTGTTTGTCGGCTTGGTTCTGGTGTTGCTGGTGGCCATGCAAGCCTCACTGCTGTTGGGCAAATACCCGGTATCATACGATGATTATACTGAGTTTGCTCGTCTGGTGATCACCGGCCAGTCTGATGTGGCGCGCCAGCAGTTCGCCACCTTGTACAGTGTGATATTTGAGATCCGCCTGCCGCGCATTATTGCCGCTGTGGTGATTGGTGCTTCACTGTCCGTGGCCGGAAGTACCTTTCAGGCCATGTTTGTTAATCCACTGGTGTCGCCGGGCATTCTCGGTGTGCTGGCCGGTTCATCGTTTGGTGCTGCTTTAGGCATGGTGCTGCAATTGCCGTGGCTGGGCGTGCAGGTGGCGGCATTTGTGTTTGGTGCGGCGGCTGTGGCCACAGCGGTGATGATCTCTTTGATCTACCGCAATAGTCGCAGTGTCATCATCCTTATCCTCGGCGGGGTGATCAGCAGTTCATTGTTTACCGCACTGTTGTCGGTGCTTAAGTACAGTGCCGATCCCTACGATACTCTGCCGGCTATTGTCTACTGGTTGATGGGCAGTCTGTCGTTCAGCGATAAGGACACCATTGTGCTGGTGGCCGGGCCGATGCTGTTTTCCGTCCTGGTTCTGACGCTGATGGCTAAATATCTCAACGCCCTGAGCCTTGGCGATGAAGAGGCGCAGTCTCTTGGTCTCAACGTGCGGCGCATCAAGGTGATTGCCATCACTTTGGCCACCCTGGTCAGTGCCCTGTGCGTGGTGATGGCTGGTGTCATAGGCTGGATTGGTCTGATTATTCCGCACATGGCGCGGCTGCTGCTCGGTGCCGATAACCGCAAAGTGCTGCCGGCCAGCGCGCTGATCGGCGCGCTGTTCCTGCTGGTGACGGATAATTTGTCGCGCACCTTGTTTGCCCATGAGATCCCTATCGGCATCCTGACGTCACTGGTTGGCATTCCCATCTTTATTATCGTGTTGAAACATGCACGGGAGGGATTTCATTAA
- a CDS encoding energy transducer TonB — protein MNRTFKSSAVMPYSWLLAVKAILVAMVPLCSSGSVGLGVVKSTGLSTFLTLSAVVHVGLYSLLAVPAQTPQSVEAQPITLVSFAPSAVAAAPVAAQPVVRVTEPVTPPPVVAPPKPVERPKVVEPTVPVIKTTIEKQREPEPPPAPRKEEVAVKPEVLPEPPVAAAAAVANVAEQVQGPSMVSASAEQVVDPVPGMAMQGERMATELERYVMLVQQQVQAHLHYPLKARKWHIEGKGKFQFEIAADGSLTDNNVTVLTSCGRRMLDRAAIHTIRHAAPFAAPPQGALTVTAPIIFELR, from the coding sequence ATGAACCGAACCTTTAAATCTTCTGCGGTGATGCCGTATTCCTGGTTGCTGGCCGTGAAGGCCATTTTGGTTGCCATGGTGCCATTGTGCTCCAGTGGTTCCGTTGGGCTGGGAGTGGTAAAAAGCACCGGGTTGAGCACATTTTTGACCCTGTCGGCGGTGGTGCATGTTGGCCTGTATAGCTTGCTGGCCGTGCCGGCGCAGACACCGCAGTCGGTGGAGGCGCAGCCTATTACACTGGTCAGTTTTGCTCCGTCTGCGGTGGCGGCTGCTCCGGTTGCCGCACAACCTGTTGTGCGCGTCACCGAGCCTGTCACGCCACCTCCGGTGGTTGCCCCGCCCAAACCTGTCGAGAGACCGAAAGTGGTGGAACCGACGGTTCCAGTGATCAAAACGACGATTGAAAAGCAGCGTGAACCAGAACCGCCGCCTGCACCACGTAAGGAAGAGGTGGCTGTGAAGCCTGAAGTCCTGCCTGAGCCGCCGGTCGCCGCTGCCGCCGCGGTCGCCAATGTCGCGGAACAGGTTCAGGGGCCGTCAATGGTTTCAGCCTCCGCCGAACAGGTGGTTGATCCCGTGCCGGGCATGGCCATGCAGGGCGAGCGAATGGCAACGGAGCTGGAGCGCTACGTCATGTTGGTCCAACAGCAGGTTCAGGCACATCTCCATTACCCGCTTAAAGCGCGTAAATGGCATATCGAAGGGAAGGGCAAATTTCAATTCGAGATTGCGGCGGATGGCTCTCTTACCGACAACAACGTGACGGTGTTGACCAGTTGCGGCAGGCGCATGCTCGATCGGGCTGCGATCCATACCATTCGTCATGCCGCGCCGTTTGCTGCGCCGCCCCAAGGTGCGCTGACGGTGACCGCGCCGATTATTTTTGAGTTGCGCTGA
- a CDS encoding ExbD/TolR family protein, protein MNNDFTTDQEISQINMTPFVDIVLVLLIVFMATASFITQQALELNLPKAQTAASLSETDPHVTISIDRRGLLYVDDKQVKRRELVAHLEQANSEWPVLVRSDAGARYGLVVEVIDLCKRHGFFTFALESQDDEPNL, encoded by the coding sequence ATGAATAACGATTTCACGACGGACCAGGAGATCTCGCAGATCAACATGACACCGTTCGTTGACATCGTGCTGGTGCTGCTGATCGTGTTTATGGCTACGGCTAGTTTTATTACGCAGCAGGCGCTGGAACTGAATTTGCCCAAGGCGCAGACTGCCGCCTCCCTGTCTGAGACTGATCCCCACGTTACCATCAGCATCGACCGGCGAGGACTGCTGTATGTGGACGATAAACAGGTGAAGCGTCGCGAACTGGTGGCGCACCTTGAGCAAGCGAATAGTGAATGGCCGGTGCTGGTGCGCAGCGATGCCGGAGCCCGCTACGGTCTGGTGGTTGAAGTGATCGATCTGTGCAAACGCCATGGTTTTTTTACCTTTGCTCTGGAGAGTCAGGACGATGAACCGAACCTTTAA